The Commensalibacter nepenthis genome has a window encoding:
- the pflB gene encoding formate C-acetyltransferase, with amino-acid sequence MSNLTEKQAIAWKGFKGFSWKSKVEVRDFIQDNYTPYEGDETFLASATQATDTLWAEVMEGIKIENATKAPLDFDTKIISSITSHEAGYIDKSLEKIVGLQTDKPLKRAIMPNGGIRMIESSCKAYDKALDPEVLEIFTKYRKTHNQGVFDVYTPEIMACRKSGVITGLPDAYGRGRIIGDYRRVALYGIDFLMADKRKQFDSLQQDLETGKNLEETIRLREEITEQYRALNDMKTMAASYGYDISEPATNAQEAIQWTYFAYLAAVKSQNGAAMSLGRTSTFLDIYIQRDLDNGVITEEQAQEFIDHFVMKLRMVRFLRTPEYDELFSGDPIWATESVGGMGLDGRTLVTKNSFRFLNTLYTMGPSPEPNMTILWSEKLPRGFKEFSSKVSIDTSSLQYENDDLMRPDFNSDDYAIACCVSPMVVGKQMQFFGARANLAKTLLYVINGGIDEKSKLQVGPKTAPMMDELLDFDKVMAGMDNFMGWLAKQYVTALNCIHYMHDKYSYEAALMALHDRDIIRTMACGIAGLSVAADSLSAIKYAKVRPIRDENGVAVDFEIEGEYPQFGNNDNRVDDIACDLVERFMKKIGKLPMYRGAIPTQSVLTITSNVVYGKKTGNTPDGRRAGAPFGPGANPMHGRDKKGAVASLTSVAKLPYAYAKDGISYTFSIIPNALGKDDSVRKANLAGMMDGYFHHNDNREGGQHLNVNVFNKETLVDAQQHPEKYPSLTIRVSGYAVRFNSLTTEQQNDVINRTFTASM; translated from the coding sequence ATGTCTAACCTTACTGAAAAACAAGCCATCGCTTGGAAAGGATTTAAAGGTTTTTCTTGGAAAAGCAAAGTTGAAGTTCGTGACTTTATCCAAGATAACTATACCCCTTATGAGGGGGATGAAACCTTTTTAGCCTCTGCCACTCAAGCAACGGATACATTATGGGCTGAAGTCATGGAAGGGATTAAAATCGAAAATGCCACCAAGGCACCACTCGATTTTGATACGAAAATTATCTCATCCATTACATCTCATGAAGCTGGATATATTGATAAATCCTTGGAAAAAATCGTTGGTTTGCAAACAGACAAGCCATTAAAACGTGCGATCATGCCCAATGGTGGTATTCGTATGATTGAAAGCTCTTGTAAAGCTTATGATAAAGCTTTGGATCCTGAAGTATTAGAAATCTTTACAAAATATCGCAAAACCCATAACCAAGGCGTTTTCGATGTTTATACACCAGAAATCATGGCTTGTCGTAAGTCAGGTGTCATCACAGGTCTTCCTGATGCGTATGGTCGCGGTCGTATTATTGGGGATTATCGCCGTGTAGCCCTGTATGGTATTGACTTTTTAATGGCGGATAAACGCAAACAGTTTGATTCACTACAACAAGACTTAGAAACTGGTAAGAATCTAGAAGAAACTATTCGTTTACGTGAAGAAATTACGGAACAATATCGTGCCTTAAATGATATGAAAACCATGGCAGCATCCTATGGATATGATATCTCTGAGCCAGCAACCAATGCTCAAGAAGCCATCCAATGGACATATTTTGCCTATCTAGCAGCTGTAAAATCTCAGAATGGTGCAGCAATGTCTTTGGGACGCACCTCTACATTCTTAGACATTTATATTCAACGTGATCTTGATAATGGTGTAATTACCGAAGAACAAGCACAAGAATTTATCGATCATTTTGTCATGAAGTTACGAATGGTTCGTTTCCTTCGTACACCAGAATATGACGAGCTTTTCTCTGGTGATCCAATCTGGGCAACAGAATCTGTTGGTGGCATGGGGCTGGATGGTCGTACGTTAGTCACCAAAAATTCTTTTCGTTTCCTAAATACACTTTATACAATGGGACCTTCTCCAGAGCCGAACATGACTATTCTATGGTCTGAAAAACTTCCTCGAGGGTTCAAAGAATTCAGCAGTAAAGTGTCTATTGACACTTCATCATTGCAATATGAAAATGATGATTTAATGCGTCCTGATTTTAACAGTGACGATTATGCCATCGCATGTTGTGTTAGCCCAATGGTGGTTGGCAAACAAATGCAATTCTTTGGCGCACGTGCAAACCTTGCCAAAACATTACTTTACGTTATCAATGGTGGTATTGATGAAAAATCCAAACTTCAAGTTGGCCCTAAAACAGCCCCAATGATGGATGAATTACTTGACTTTGATAAAGTTATGGCAGGTATGGATAATTTTATGGGTTGGTTGGCAAAACAATATGTCACCGCACTGAACTGCATCCATTATATGCACGATAAATATAGCTATGAAGCAGCCTTAATGGCTTTACACGACCGCGATATTATTCGCACAATGGCTTGTGGTATTGCAGGACTTTCCGTTGCTGCAGATTCATTATCAGCCATTAAATATGCCAAAGTGCGTCCAATTCGTGATGAAAATGGTGTTGCCGTTGATTTTGAAATTGAAGGGGAATATCCTCAATTCGGAAATAATGATAATCGTGTAGATGATATCGCATGTGATCTTGTCGAACGCTTCATGAAGAAAATCGGCAAACTTCCTATGTATCGTGGCGCCATACCAACACAATCTGTATTAACTATTACGTCAAATGTCGTTTATGGTAAAAAAACAGGCAATACCCCCGATGGTCGTCGTGCAGGGGCTCCGTTTGGACCTGGTGCAAATCCAATGCATGGGCGTGATAAAAAGGGTGCTGTTGCTTCATTAACTTCCGTTGCTAAACTTCCTTATGCTTATGCAAAAGATGGGATTTCGTATACATTCTCTATTATTCCAAATGCTTTAGGAAAAGACGATTCTGTGCGTAAAGCAAACCTTGCGGGTATGATGGATGGATATTTCCACCATAATGATAATCGCGAAGGGGGGCAGCATCTGAATGTGAACGTCTTTAACAAAGAAACTTTGGTTGATGCGCAACAACATCCAGAGAAATATCCAAGCCTAACCATCCGTGTTTCTGGATATGCAGTGAGATTTAACTCGCTTACTACTGAACAGCAAAATGATGTCATTAATCGTACATTTACAGCTTCTATGTAA
- a CDS encoding glycerol dehydrogenase, with translation MSHLPRTVTSPKKFIIGSGILKELHEYIKDFGTNALLLCDEFIIERVHQDTLPYLHMAGLNGKVEKFNYECTDAEIKRIINVIDASSANIIVGIGGGKTLDTAKAVAFYKKIPVIIFPTIASTDAPCTALTVIYKEDGAFDRYLYLPQNPDVVIADTSIIARAPARFFAAGVGDALATYFEARACYAVDGVNLVLKRPSRTGLGLAHLCYQVLQENVECAMDAVRDKIVTPALEQIIEATIYLSGVGAESGGLAAAHAVNNGMSMVPDLHKAQHGEKVAFGLLTQLVLENAPKHEFEEVIRIMKVVGLPLTLQDMGLTQFIEQEWRKVAEIACDKHDTMMNMPKKITPEILYDAMIAANNLAERYK, from the coding sequence ATGTCACATCTTCCTCGTACAGTTACGTCTCCTAAGAAATTTATTATTGGTAGCGGGATTTTAAAAGAGCTGCATGAATATATCAAAGATTTCGGCACGAATGCGTTGTTACTCTGTGATGAATTTATTATAGAACGCGTTCATCAAGACACGTTGCCTTACTTACATATGGCTGGATTAAATGGTAAGGTTGAAAAATTTAATTATGAATGCACAGATGCTGAAATTAAGCGGATTATCAACGTTATAGATGCATCCTCTGCGAATATTATCGTTGGAATTGGTGGCGGGAAAACGTTGGATACGGCGAAAGCAGTTGCTTTTTATAAAAAAATTCCCGTTATTATTTTTCCAACGATTGCTTCAACGGATGCGCCTTGTACTGCACTGACAGTTATTTACAAAGAGGATGGGGCATTTGATCGTTACTTATATTTGCCACAAAATCCAGATGTTGTGATTGCTGATACCTCAATTATTGCACGGGCTCCAGCACGATTTTTTGCAGCTGGTGTAGGGGATGCGTTGGCAACTTATTTTGAGGCAAGAGCGTGTTACGCTGTGGATGGGGTCAATTTAGTGCTTAAAAGACCTTCTCGCACGGGTTTAGGGCTCGCACATTTATGCTATCAAGTATTACAAGAAAATGTTGAATGCGCCATGGATGCGGTGCGTGATAAGATCGTAACCCCTGCATTGGAACAAATAATTGAAGCCACGATTTATTTGAGTGGTGTTGGTGCAGAATCTGGTGGACTAGCAGCAGCACATGCGGTCAATAATGGCATGTCGATGGTTCCAGATTTACATAAAGCACAACATGGTGAAAAAGTGGCTTTTGGGTTATTGACACAGCTGGTTTTGGAAAATGCACCGAAACATGAATTTGAAGAAGTCATTCGGATTATGAAAGTGGTGGGGTTACCGTTGACGTTACAAGATATGGGATTGACCCAATTTATTGAGCAAGAATGGCGTAAAGTTGCCGAAATTGCATGTGATAAACATGATACGATGATGAATATGCCTAAAAAGATAACACCAGAAATACTTTATGACGCTATGATTGCTGCTAATAACTTGGCTGAACGATATAAATAA
- the rimP gene encoding ribosome maturation factor RimP, with protein sequence MGYEVVRIMILGKVALTLQIMVDRADGSLINVEDCEQISHAVSAILDVSDPIEGAWTLEVSSAGIDRPLVRPKDWNRFAGHLAKAETMIPVEGRRRFSGIALGADDEYARMRLDDGLEVALPFSEIRKAKLVLTDALIDACQHMLGSGGAVSDESSEVVEEDTKKDQSKRSGKHNRYKTH encoded by the coding sequence ATGGGCTACGAAGTTGTTAGAATTATGATTTTAGGCAAAGTTGCATTGACCTTGCAAATTATGGTCGATCGTGCCGATGGATCATTGATTAACGTCGAAGATTGCGAACAGATCAGCCATGCTGTCAGCGCAATTTTAGATGTCAGTGATCCCATTGAGGGTGCATGGACACTAGAAGTTTCTTCTGCTGGGATTGATCGTCCTTTGGTTCGCCCAAAAGATTGGAATCGTTTTGCTGGTCACTTGGCAAAAGCCGAAACCATGATCCCTGTCGAAGGCAGAAGACGCTTTTCTGGTATCGCTTTGGGTGCAGATGATGAATATGCTCGGATGCGTTTAGATGATGGCTTAGAAGTGGCACTGCCATTCTCTGAGATTCGTAAAGCGAAACTGGTCTTAACGGATGCATTAATCGATGCGTGTCAGCATATGTTGGGTTCTGGTGGTGCTGTATCTGATGAATCGTCAGAAGTTGTTGAAGAAGATACAAAAAAAGACCAGTCAAAACGATCTGGTAAACATAATCGTTATAAAACACATTGA
- the nusA gene encoding transcription termination factor NusA, whose translation MDTSVSRPELLLVADAVAREKAISRDEVLEAMEQAIQKAGRAKYGHEKDIRAVIDRKTGEVRLSRWTEVVEEVEHEDSQIPYAIAIKIQPNIKIGEHIIDPLPPIDFGRIAAQTAKQVIVQRVREFERNRQYEDFKDRVGEIVNGTIKRTEYGNLLVEIGSSEALLRRDELIPRENFRNSERVRAYIYDVRKEPRGPQIFLSRSHPAFLAKLFAQEVPEIYDGIIEIKAVARDPGSRAKMAVTSKDTTIDPIGACVGVRGSRVQAVVQELQGEKIDIVPWSGQAATFVVNALAPAEVTKVVMDEEAGRVEVVVPDDQLSLAIGRRGQNVRLASQLTRWDIDILTETEESERRQEEFKTRTATLVNDLDVDDVIAGLLVTEGFHNIDELAFAAPEEIAEIDGFDENVAAELVQRAEEFLVKQQDSLDQKRQELGVTDDIVELDCFTPQMLILLGEKGVKTLDDLADLASDELIDILGTDSLDEETANAIIMRAREHWFDDEEGQEPQENEG comes from the coding sequence ATGGATACGTCTGTTTCTCGTCCTGAGTTATTATTAGTTGCGGATGCGGTTGCTCGTGAAAAAGCGATTAGTCGAGATGAAGTGCTTGAGGCCATGGAACAGGCCATTCAAAAGGCTGGTCGCGCTAAATATGGTCATGAAAAAGATATTCGTGCAGTGATTGATCGCAAAACTGGAGAGGTTCGCCTTTCTCGTTGGACAGAAGTTGTAGAAGAGGTCGAGCACGAAGATTCTCAGATCCCTTATGCAATTGCGATTAAAATTCAGCCTAATATTAAAATTGGTGAACATATTATTGATCCATTACCTCCGATTGACTTTGGACGAATCGCAGCACAAACAGCAAAGCAAGTTATTGTGCAACGCGTTCGTGAGTTTGAGCGTAATCGTCAATATGAAGATTTCAAAGACCGCGTAGGTGAAATTGTTAATGGCACCATTAAACGTACAGAATATGGAAATTTATTGGTTGAAATCGGTAGTTCAGAAGCATTATTGCGTCGTGACGAATTGATTCCTCGTGAAAATTTCCGTAACTCTGAACGGGTTCGCGCCTATATTTATGACGTTCGCAAAGAACCTCGTGGTCCACAGATTTTCTTATCTCGCTCTCATCCAGCATTTTTGGCAAAATTATTTGCTCAAGAAGTGCCCGAGATTTATGATGGTATTATTGAAATTAAAGCGGTTGCAAGAGATCCTGGTTCTCGTGCGAAGATGGCTGTGACCTCAAAAGATACGACGATTGATCCTATAGGTGCTTGTGTAGGTGTCAGAGGCTCGCGTGTTCAAGCGGTTGTGCAAGAGCTGCAAGGCGAAAAGATTGATATCGTGCCTTGGAGTGGTCAAGCTGCAACCTTTGTTGTGAATGCATTGGCACCAGCTGAAGTTACCAAAGTGGTGATGGATGAAGAAGCAGGTCGTGTCGAAGTGGTTGTTCCTGACGATCAACTCAGTCTAGCGATTGGTCGACGTGGTCAAAATGTTCGTTTGGCAAGTCAATTAACCCGTTGGGACATCGATATTTTGACCGAGACAGAAGAATCCGAACGCAGACAAGAAGAGTTCAAAACCAGAACCGCAACTCTGGTGAATGATTTGGATGTGGATGATGTTATTGCGGGTCTATTGGTTACAGAAGGGTTCCACAATATTGATGAACTGGCATTTGCAGCACCAGAAGAAATTGCTGAAATTGATGGTTTTGATGAAAATGTTGCCGCAGAGCTTGTGCAACGTGCTGAAGAATTTTTGGTTAAACAACAAGATTCTTTGGATCAAAAACGTCAAGAGCTTGGTGTAACAGATGATATTGTTGAGCTTGATTGCTTTACACCGCAAATGTTGATATTGTTGGGCGAAAAGGGTGTTAAAACGCTTGATGATTTGGCAGACCTTGCCAGTGATGAGTTGATTGATATTTTGGGAACAGATTCTTTGGACGAAGAAACTGCCAATGCTATCATTATGCGTGCGAGAGAACATTGGTTTGATGATGAAGAAGGTCAAGAGCCTCAGGAAAATGAAGGATAA
- a CDS encoding RNA-binding protein — translation MMKKSEAPKEQRCCLVTREKGRPEDLIRFVVSPDEMVVPDLTERLPGRGMWLQANQSVLHTAIQRRMFSKAAQCQVKVPDNLLSIIIDGLKFRIKDGLGLARRAGQITYGFVKVREKISQNNVGLIIQATDGSEDEKKRLLSGAKNLPVVAIFTGEELGKFFGRDYVVHAAIHTGSFAGRILNDSKRLAGFIN, via the coding sequence ATGATGAAGAAATCTGAAGCACCAAAGGAACAACGTTGTTGTTTGGTCACAAGAGAGAAAGGTCGTCCAGAAGATTTGATTCGTTTTGTTGTATCCCCTGATGAAATGGTGGTTCCTGATTTAACAGAGCGTCTTCCTGGACGAGGAATGTGGTTGCAAGCCAATCAAAGCGTGCTGCATACAGCAATACAACGCCGTATGTTTTCCAAAGCAGCGCAATGCCAAGTAAAAGTCCCAGATAATTTATTATCGATCATTATTGATGGTTTAAAATTTAGGATAAAAGATGGTTTGGGTCTTGCAAGGCGTGCTGGACAGATTACATATGGTTTTGTAAAAGTAAGGGAAAAGATTTCTCAAAATAATGTTGGGTTAATCATACAAGCCACAGATGGTAGTGAAGACGAAAAAAAACGTTTACTCTCTGGGGCAAAAAATTTGCCAGTAGTCGCAATTTTTACGGGTGAGGAGTTGGGAAAATTCTTTGGTCGTGATTATGTGGTTCATGCGGCAATTCACACAGGTTCGTTTGCGGGTCGTATTTTGAATGACAGTAAACGTTTGGCAGGGTTTATCAATTAA
- the infB gene encoding translation initiation factor IF-2: MSEGNDQEQGQGKKRLSLRSPVRQDAGRTVDAGSIRQSFSHGRTKVVQVEVRKKRGASGNSEKATGASTGVARKPAAKKTAGGSTGKRALTASELATRQRVLEEQRLDLQRKEAERREQEKIAILSAAEEAKRREEEKIQQEAAAAQAAKEAEQAARLEAEAIAEQAKVEKNIVEKETVKKQPSAPKSVGGAKKNGDQSFSMRKTKVSHTPIPGEITLAPTPKPVEPLAKRAVMPSKPASKANSMPAGLENEKNAGFAGRKADKDDKTIKKSGDFIRTRSASHDDSDGEEGDGRKGGSRRSAGAGAGAGRKVSGGRGKSGDNRRSGKIDIQAAIEGEDDKVRSLASVRRQRERERRQAELERLRADQVKVVRDVTLPETITVQELANRMAARQGDVIKALMKMGVMATVNQSLDADTAELVIEEFGHRVHRVADSDVELGIEGIEDTTENLLARPPVVTVMGHVDHGKTSLLDALRTTDTARGEAGGITQHIGAYQVKLLSGARITFLDTPGHEAFTAMRSRGASVTDIVVLVVAADDGVMPQTIEAIKHAKAAGVPIIVAINKCDLPGANPDRVRQELLQYEIVVEQMGGDTQDVEVSAKKRIGLDKLEEAIILLAEVQELKANPNRIAEGAVIESRLDKGRGPVATLLVQKGTLNKGDVIVAGAEWGRVRAMLDDKSVNMKHAGPSAPVELLGLTGVPRAGEPFIVVDSESKAREISEFRQRKVREKQAAVRLAARGTLDQMLERIQAGEQKEVAVLIKADVQGSAEAIQTTVLKLEHEEIKVNVISATVGQITESDVQLAKASNAIIVAFNVRATVQARELAQQEDVDIHYYSIIYQVIDDIEKLIKGRIAPKQREKFLGYAEIRKVFSIGKTIKVAGCYVTQGVVRRGCGVRLLRDNVVIHAGNLSQLKRFKDDVKEVAHEYECGLSFAGFNDLREGDVVECYEMETIES, from the coding sequence ATGAGCGAAGGCAACGATCAAGAACAAGGGCAAGGCAAAAAACGTCTATCTTTACGTTCGCCAGTAAGACAAGATGCAGGACGTACAGTCGATGCTGGGTCTATAAGACAAAGCTTTAGCCATGGGCGTACAAAAGTTGTGCAAGTAGAAGTGCGCAAGAAACGTGGTGCTTCTGGAAACAGTGAAAAAGCAACGGGGGCTTCAACTGGGGTTGCTCGTAAACCAGCAGCCAAGAAAACAGCGGGTGGATCAACTGGCAAACGTGCTTTGACAGCTTCAGAATTGGCGACACGTCAACGTGTGTTAGAAGAACAACGTCTTGATTTACAGCGCAAGGAAGCTGAGCGCAGAGAGCAAGAAAAAATTGCTATTCTCTCAGCTGCCGAAGAAGCAAAACGTCGCGAAGAAGAAAAAATTCAGCAAGAGGCTGCAGCTGCACAAGCTGCCAAAGAAGCCGAGCAAGCAGCACGCTTAGAAGCTGAAGCTATTGCAGAACAAGCAAAAGTTGAAAAGAATATTGTTGAAAAAGAGACTGTTAAAAAACAACCTTCTGCACCTAAATCCGTTGGCGGTGCTAAAAAGAATGGTGATCAATCTTTTTCGATGCGGAAAACGAAGGTTTCACATACACCAATCCCTGGTGAAATTACATTGGCTCCAACGCCAAAGCCCGTAGAACCTTTGGCAAAACGTGCAGTGATGCCAAGCAAGCCTGCATCAAAAGCAAATTCTATGCCTGCTGGTCTGGAAAATGAGAAAAATGCAGGTTTTGCTGGACGTAAAGCCGATAAAGACGACAAAACGATTAAGAAAAGTGGCGATTTTATTCGTACACGTTCTGCTTCTCATGATGATTCTGATGGTGAAGAGGGAGACGGCCGTAAAGGTGGTTCTCGTCGTAGTGCTGGCGCGGGTGCTGGTGCAGGCCGCAAAGTCAGTGGTGGTCGTGGCAAAAGTGGTGATAACCGTCGCTCTGGAAAAATTGATATTCAGGCAGCGATTGAAGGTGAAGATGACAAAGTTCGTTCATTAGCCTCTGTTCGTCGCCAAAGAGAACGCGAACGCCGTCAAGCTGAATTGGAAAGATTACGTGCAGATCAAGTTAAAGTTGTGCGTGATGTTACATTGCCCGAAACCATTACTGTGCAAGAATTAGCTAACCGTATGGCAGCACGTCAAGGGGATGTGATTAAAGCCTTGATGAAAATGGGTGTAATGGCTACGGTCAATCAGTCACTGGATGCAGATACTGCGGAATTGGTTATTGAAGAATTTGGTCATCGTGTTCATCGTGTTGCCGACAGTGACGTTGAGTTGGGTATTGAAGGTATCGAAGATACAACTGAAAATCTACTTGCTCGTCCGCCTGTTGTGACGGTCATGGGACATGTCGATCATGGTAAAACCTCTTTGCTAGATGCGTTACGGACGACGGATACAGCCAGGGGCGAAGCAGGTGGAATTACCCAGCATATTGGTGCTTATCAAGTAAAACTTCTTTCTGGTGCTAGAATTACATTCTTAGATACTCCAGGTCATGAAGCCTTTACAGCAATGCGTTCTCGTGGTGCATCTGTAACCGATATTGTGGTGTTGGTTGTTGCTGCTGATGATGGGGTTATGCCTCAAACCATCGAAGCAATTAAACATGCTAAGGCTGCTGGCGTTCCTATCATTGTTGCAATTAATAAATGCGACTTGCCTGGTGCTAATCCAGACCGTGTTCGACAAGAATTACTGCAATATGAAATTGTTGTTGAACAAATGGGTGGTGATACTCAGGATGTAGAAGTTTCAGCTAAAAAGCGTATTGGGTTAGATAAACTTGAAGAAGCCATTATTCTGTTGGCTGAAGTTCAAGAGTTAAAAGCAAATCCAAATCGTATTGCCGAAGGTGCAGTGATTGAAAGCCGTCTGGATAAAGGTCGTGGACCTGTTGCAACTTTATTAGTACAAAAAGGAACCTTGAACAAAGGGGACGTGATTGTTGCTGGTGCTGAATGGGGACGTGTTCGTGCGATGCTTGATGATAAAAGCGTGAATATGAAGCATGCGGGTCCTTCTGCTCCTGTAGAGTTATTAGGGTTGACGGGTGTGCCTCGTGCGGGTGAGCCTTTTATTGTGGTTGATAGCGAAAGCAAAGCCAGAGAAATTTCTGAGTTCAGACAACGTAAAGTGCGTGAAAAACAAGCTGCAGTTCGTCTGGCTGCTCGTGGTACTTTGGATCAAATGCTAGAACGTATTCAAGCTGGTGAACAAAAAGAAGTTGCTGTTTTGATTAAAGCAGATGTTCAAGGTTCTGCTGAAGCAATTCAAACCACAGTGTTAAAACTTGAGCATGAAGAAATTAAAGTCAATGTAATCTCTGCAACTGTTGGTCAGATTACAGAAAGTGATGTTCAGCTTGCGAAAGCATCGAATGCCATTATTGTTGCCTTTAATGTTCGTGCAACTGTGCAAGCAAGAGAGTTAGCACAACAAGAAGATGTGGATATTCATTATTATTCAATTATTTATCAAGTCATTGATGATATTGAGAAGTTGATTAAAGGGCGGATTGCTCCGAAACAACGTGAAAAATTCTTGGGTTATGCAGAAATCCGCAAAGTCTTCTCTATTGGTAAGACAATAAAGGTTGCGGGTTGTTATGTCACACAGGGCGTTGTCCGTCGTGGATGTGGTGTGCGCTTGCTACGTGATAACGTGGTTATTCACGCTGGTAACTTAAGCCAATTGAAACGCTTTAAAGACGATGTCAAAGAAGTTGCTCATGAATATGAATGCGGACTTTCTTTCGCAGGATTTAATGATCTACGTGAAGGTGATGTGGTTGAGTGTTACGAAATGGAAACTATTGAATCGTAA
- the rbfA gene encoding 30S ribosome-binding factor RbfA, whose protein sequence is MNKPLFTGKGSLGNMPKGPSQRQLRVAEEVRHVLADVFARTEFRDPELRDKRLTVTEVRMTPDLRNAIIYVVRLGQDNVEELLPALKRAAPYLRSQLSQKLRLKFLPELRFHADTGLDYAAKIDVLLHSPEVLRDLDKED, encoded by the coding sequence ATGAATAAGCCTCTATTTACCGGAAAAGGTTCCTTGGGCAATATGCCCAAGGGACCATCCCAAAGACAATTGCGCGTGGCAGAAGAAGTAAGGCATGTTCTTGCAGATGTATTTGCCCGTACGGAATTTCGTGATCCTGAGTTGCGTGATAAACGGTTAACAGTGACCGAAGTCAGAATGACTCCTGATTTGCGGAATGCTATTATTTATGTTGTTCGTTTAGGACAAGATAATGTAGAGGAGCTATTGCCTGCGTTGAAAAGAGCAGCGCCCTATCTTCGTTCTCAGTTAAGTCAAAAATTACGTTTAAAATTCTTGCCTGAATTACGGTTTCATGCCGATACAGGTTTGGACTATGCTGCTAAAATTGATGTATTGCTGCATAGCCCAGAAGTGTTGCGAGATTTAGATAAAGAAGACTAG